In Chrysemys picta bellii isolate R12L10 chromosome 3, ASM1138683v2, whole genome shotgun sequence, a single genomic region encodes these proteins:
- the OSTM1 gene encoding osteopetrosis-associated transmembrane protein 1, with product MGLAARLVLLPGLLLGLSAGQGLGSGRHPPPQSGPEGWALGGGRRLLSLELVEEAEDLSLALLGTGLPGELPPECRELLVGFANSSVRLTGCLVRSARPVRLCQSCYRHFQSVTEQLENITRAVGNSSESNCAKSLLMSDRVQLVVILSQFFNSTWEKANCANCLKNNSEGLSNSTIEFLHLFNTTLTCFEQNFQGQAINLVPSNHTEVCRNCSRTYRNLNDLYNEMQKMTGQGSDSEHRMHLCIDVEDAMNITRRLWSRTFNCSVPCSDTVPVIAVSSFILFLPVIFYLSSFLHSKQKKRILILPKRIQSNASLVNIQEKYS from the exons ATGGGCCTGGCCGCGCGCCTGGTGCTGCTGCCCGGCTTGCTGCTGGGCCTGAGcgcggggcagggcctggggtccGGCCGCCACCCCCCGCCGCAGAGCGGCCCGGAGGGGTGGGCGCTCGGGGGCGGGCGACGGCTGTTGTCTCTGGAGCTGGTGGAGGAAGCCGAGGACCTGTCGCTGGCCCTGCTGGGGACGGGGCTCCCCGGGGAGCTGCCGCCCGAGTGCCGGGAGCTCCTGGTGGGCTTCGCCAACAGCAGCGTGAGGCTCACCGGCTGCCTGGTGCGGAGCGCCCGGCCCGTGCGCCTCTGCCAGAGCTGCTACCGCCACTTCCAGAGCGTCACGGAGCAGCTGGAGAACATCACCCGGGCCGTGGGG aattctTCTGAGAGCAACTGTGCAAAAAGCCTCTTGATGTCGGATAGGGTACAGCTAGTTGTGATCCTTTCACAGTTCTTTAACAGTACTTGGGAGAAGGCCAACTGTGCAA ATTGTTTGAAGAACAACAGTGAAGGGCTATCAAATAGTACAATAGAGTTCCTGCACTTATTCAATACAACACTGACGTGCTTCGAACAGAACTTCCAG GGGCAAGCAATCAATCTTGTACCAAGCAACCACACAGAAGTATGCAGAAACTGCAGTCGAACTTACAGAAATCTGAATGACTTGTATAACGAAATGCAAAAAATGACTGGACAGGGCAGTGACTCAGAACACAGAATGCACTTGTGTATTGATGTGGAAGATGCA ATGAACATTACACGAAGGCTTTGGAGTAGAACTTTCAACTGTTCTGTCCCATGCAGTGATACGGTCCCAGTGATTGCAGTTTCTTCATTCATTCTTTTTTTACCAGTCATTTTTTACCTTAGTAGCTTCCTTCACTCAAAGCAGAAGAAACGTATACTTATTCTGC cCAAGCGTATCCAATCAAATGCCAGTCTTGTGAACATCCAAGAAAAATACAGCTGA